The Bacteroidia bacterium genomic interval AAAAATGTGAGAAAAGTGAATTTGTTTCACTGCATGATGAACTCTCTATGGCAGAAAAGTATATGGGCTTTCATAGCCATTTAGCCGGTAAGATCCATTTCCCTGCCAAAGAAGATGCAACCCAAGACTTGGCACTTATGCCTATGTTGATCAATCCCATTCTAGAGAACGCCCTCAAACATGGGAATCTCTATAAGGAGGATAGTTTTATTCGCTTTGAAATAGACAAAAAAGACGAATTTCTATATCTGGTATTGAAAAATAGCTTTGAAGAAAACCGAAGCAGCTTCTCTTTTCCTTCACGGACCGGTTTTGGTATAGGGCTGAAAAACCTGAAAAATCGATTGAAACTATTCTACCAGGAAGAAGGCGATTTCGAATTGACTTATGGGAAAGATGAGACAGAAATGATTTTCACAGTTAACATCAAAGTACCCCTACTTAAGATGGAGTCGCAGGAACAGGACAGCTAGCAGTCAATTGCCTTTTATCTCTTTAATAAAATCCAATTTACGGCTGGCATATTTTTCTTCTTTTACCAATGCTTTGAACTTAGCTATGGTTTTGAGTGGCCCATAATCCAGGCCCCAATTGACCAACCAGGCGGGAATCGATCCTGCTGGATCCAGAGAGAGAAAATACTCTGCTTCGATCCATCCATTTTTTTGGGGGGTGAATTTCCAGCTGGAGAGGGCATTTTGTATTCGAACGTAGTCCTCTGAATCTGGTAAAAAATTGGGTAAAGCTTTGCATTCTGAATGGGTAATGAGGCTGTTCTTTTCCTGATAGGTTCGACAGCTAAAAATGAGCTCTCTGTCGGTAAAGAGAAAAGGCATGGAAGTTCGATTCACGAAAACAAAGTTTGAATTCGTATTGCCCTGCAACACTTCGGCCTCTTCACACCGAAATACCCAATTGGGCATTTCTGCTATATCATTTACCACACTTACAGCAGCCGAAAGCTTGCATTCGATCAGAGTTGTAATTTTTAATTCCTTGATATCACTCGTCGGACTATCTCTGTAGTAAACCTGAATGTCATCTTTGTCTTTTTTTAGCTCCCAATTTTCCTGGGCAGGTAGCAAAAGACTAAAAGAGAAGGCCAGAATAAAAAGACTGAGTACTTTCATAGGGCTGAATTGTATTGCTATTACCTACTATTGCTAAGAGGCTAATCTCTTATCAATCTTAATAAATACTATCTTTAATCAAAATCTACCAACAGCACCCCAATCTATCGATGAGTAATTTCAAGGATATACTGCTGCATGATCCGGAAGCCCGAGTGAAATCCTACAAAAAAGGAAGTATCCTGCATGAGAAAGGGGAAATTACCAATAGGGCTTTTTACGTAAACAAGGGATTGCTGAGAAGTTATATCATTGATAGCAAGGGAAAAGAACATATTTTCATGTTTGCCTCTGAAGGATGGATCATTGCAGATATTGAATCACAGGAATTTGAACTGGCTTCGGATTTATACATAGATTGTCTGGAAGATTCCGAACTGGTGGTTTTTGATCGCACTCGTCTATTTTCTTCCGGAGCAAAAACGGAAACGTTCGAAGAGCATTTCAAACTTCTGTACCGACGAATGGGAGTGCTGCAAAGAAGGGTGCTCATGCTCATGAGTGCGCCAGCTCCGGACAGGTATAAGTATTTCTTGGATGCCTACCCCAATCTCCCTAATCGTATCCCTCAACATATGATTGCCGCTTATTTGGGTATAACCCCTCAGGCATTAAGTACCATAAGAAAAAAGCTTAGTCAGGCTGAATAGTAGCTGGAACGTTTGGATTTATTAATCTAGATGAATGCATGCCGCTAAATTGAGTATTAACTAGTACTCAGAATTTATCTGTATTATCAATATGTATTTCTTATGGTTAAAGAATATTCAAATGGTGAGATAACCATTAAATGGCAAGCAAAGAAATGCCAGCATGCAGGCATTTGTGTACGAACTTTACCTAAGGTGTATAAGCCCAAAACTAAGCCCTGGATAAGTCCGGAAAATGCTTCAACTGAAGAACTAATCAATCAAATCAACCAATGTCCCTCAGGGGCTTTAAGCTATTATAAAAATGATGGAGAATAAAAGCCTTGCAACCAAATGGCCAAAACTGGATTTCGCCCAGATGCAGGATACCCTGGAAACTTTGCATCAGTGGCTACAGATTGTTGGAAAAATTCGTTTGAAAACGATGCCCTGGCAGAATCATAGCTGGCATACATCCTTGTACATTAGCCCCAAAGGATATTCAACCCAGGGAATCCCATATCAGGGCGGTGTTTTTCAAATCGATTTTGATTTCAGGCAGCATAAATTGATTATTTCCTGCTCAAATACGGAGGATGAAAGCATAGATTTATATCCCAGGACGGTAGCGGATTTCCACAAAGAATTATTTGAGAAACTAGCCGCTATGGGGATAGAAGTAAAAATTCATCCCAGCCCAAATGAGATGGAGCCTGCCATTCCTTTTGCCGAAAACACCCTCAACAAATCCTATGATCCCGCACAGGCTGAAGCCCTTTGGAAAGCTATGCTCAAAGCCAATGGCGTATTCAATCGCTTCAGAAGTGAATTTATCGGCAAGGCGAGTCCGGTACATTTATTCTGGGGTGCCTTTGATCTGGCAGTGACTCGATTCTCCGGTAATCCTGCTCCCTTACATCCGGGAGGCATGCCCAATATGTCTCTGGAAGTCATGCAGGAAGCCTATTCGCAGGAAGTAAGTAGTGCTGGTTTCTGGCCGGGTTCCAAAGACGCTCCTTTTCCTGTTTTTTATGCCTATGCATATCCCAGCGGTGAAAACTTTGGGAAACAGCAAGTGCTACCGAAGGAAGCCTTTTATAGTGAGGATATGGGCGAATTTTTCCTGAAATATGAGGATGTACAAAAAGCTGCAGATCCAGAAACCTATTTGTACGATTTTCTGCAATCTACCTATGAAGCAGCAGCTTTAACTTCAAGTTGGGATCGAGTTAAGTTGGAAAAACAAGCATAAAGTACCCTCTTGATCCCCCTCTCATGCTTTGACAAGAGAGGGGGAAATTGATGAGTACATTTCTTTTGCCGCTTCTTTATTTACCTTCATATTTGACGCTTCCACCTACGATAGTGTAGACGATTTCAGTTTCAGGAATATCTTCCAAAGGAATCGTCATAATGTCCTGGGATAGCACTGTGATATCGGCCAGTTTCCCTACTTCCAGGCTGCCTTTAATATCCTCTTCAAAGGCTGCATATGCATTATCAAGGGTGTAGGATTTCAAGGCTTGTTCCCGTGTCATTCTTTGCTCAGGAGCGAAGATAGAACCATCTCCGAGTACTCGACTCACCGAACAATGAAAGCTTGCAATCGGATCTATATCTTCTACGGGAGGGTCCGTTCCATTCATTACTCTTATGCCACCGTCTATCATACTTCGCCAGAGATAGCCTCTTTCTTTCGTCCTACTTTCCCCTAAACGAGAAGCAACCCAGGGACCATCAGAACAAGCAAATACTCCTTGAATGCCCGCTATAACTTCCAATTCTTCGAACCGCTTGAGATCATCAGGGTGGATGACCTGTGCATGTTCGATCCGCCAACGCCAATCAGATTGATCTGCATGCTCCTTGAAGTTTGCTTCATAGATATCCAGCAATTCCCGGGTAGCTCGATCTCCTATGCCTTGAATAGCCATTTGGTAATCATGTTTGACCGCCAATTCTGCTGAACGTTTGATCTCATCTATGGGCGTTACATTGAAACCTGAAGAGTGAGGAAGATCCACATAGGGTTCCAGTAACCAAGCTCCATGTGTTCCCAGGGCACCATCCAGAACTTTTTCTCCTATGCAGCGATTGGTGAGATAGTTGTTTCCAAAGCCGATCATGCGAAATTCCGCTAGCTTGTCAGCCATAATTTCTGCCGGATCATGAATGGCCATATACAAACGGACGGGCAAATTTCCTTCAGCAGCCATAGTTCTTAAAAGGGCTACTTCTTCAAAAGAGGAACCCATATCCTGAAAGCTTGTGATCCCGTTTTCCAGGGCTTCCTGAGCAGCAAGGGCTACCTGCTGCCTATGCTCCTTTTCAACTTCCTCGGGAGAGCGACTTTTTTGGTAGGCATTGTAAACATCATCAATAAATTGGGCCGCTGATTCTCGCAGCATCCCTAAAGCTTTTCCCTCTTCATCCCGAACAATTTCTCCTCCCTCAGGATTTGGTGTTTCTTCCGTAATCCCAGCCATTTCCATCGCTTTTGCATTGATAAATTCTCCATGACCACTTGTATGAGAAAGCATAACTGGATTATTAGGACTGATTTTGCTCAAGCTATGATGATAGGGAAGTCCTTCAAAGGAAGGAACAGGCTTTTGCTCCCATTTCTCCTGATGCCATCCCCAACCCAATATCCAGTCTCCCTCATCTACTTCCTGGACCTTTTTTGCTACCATGTCTACTATCTCCTCCCAGGATTTTGCATAGCGTAAATCCAAAGCCATAAGCGTTTGTCCCAATCTCATATAATGCCCATGCCCTTCAATCAGTCCAGGAATTGCCAATTGTCCCTGAAGATCAATCATGCGGGTATCCGGACCTTTGTAGGCGCTTAGGTCCGACAAACTTCCTAGTGCAATAATTTTATCTTCGGCTGTGGCAATAGCTTCAACTTGAGGATGGGCGGAATCGACTGTAAGAATCTTCCCATTGAAAAGAATCAAGTCAGCAGTTTCTTTTTTTTCACAGCCAGATAAAAGGAGAAAGAAGAGGAGGGATAGTAGCAAGTTTTTCATTTGGTTTTTTATCAAATATAGGAAAAGGGATGAATCATCTTTAATCTGCCAATTTTGATATGCATTGTTATGGATAAAAAAATGGATGTAATTTTGCGTCAGGGACTCGATACTTGAGACGTATTTTTGGGTCCAAAATTAGCAACTTCAGAATGAAAGAAATTAAGCTAGCTTCCACGATCATGCTTGCCAGAGATCAGGGGAATTCGATAGAGGTACTTTTGTTAAAAAGGAATAAAGCGTTGGCTTTTGCCGGAGGGCTATGGGTCTTCCCCGGAGGAAAAATCGAGGAGGAAGAGAGGAATAGGAGTATGGATGACTTAGCAGCTGCGAAGTTGGCAGCAATTCGGGAAACCAAAGAAGAGACGCATTTGGATATTGAGTTGGAGGATTTGATTTTCTTTAGTCATTGGACTACGCCTGTAATAGAGCCAAGAAGATATGCCACCTGGTTCTTTTTTGGAAAGGTGGAGGAAAGTGATGGCGAAGTGATCATTGATGACAGTGAGATAAAGGATCACCTCTGGATCAATCCGGAAGCTGCTTTAGCTAAAGTTAGAGCCAGAGAGCTGGCCATGATGCCTCCGACTTTGATGAGCTTGCAATTGATCCGAAAGTGTAAAAGTGTGGCAGAAGTTCAGGCAAAATTGGAGAAAGAAGAGGTTGTTTATACCCTGCCAGTCTTGCAAAGAGTAGGCGCTACTATGGTTTGTATGTATGAAGGAGATGCTGGCTATGAAACGGGGGAAGCAGAAACAGCAGGTGCCCGGCATAGACTTTTACTGGATATGAAAGCGGGTAGTTATCAGTTTGAATTTGAAAATTGTCCCGGTGTCCTACCAGTTAATGGAGGTATGCATCTCTAACTTATTCTACAAAGATGCCTAAGAAAGCAAAACCTATCCGTATAGAATTAGCGCTCGGTATCATGTTCCAACATGTAAATTGCTACCTCATGCCGGGGGATGCGCTAAGCCTGATTGATTGCGGTCTTTATACCCAGGAGAATTGGTTCCTTCTTCAGGAGGAATTGAAACAGCATGGATATCAAATCTCCGATTTGGAGCAAGTGATCATCACCCATGAACATAGAGATCATATCGGGATGCTACCGGAAATTATGGCCAATTCAGGCGCAGAGATTCTCGCACCCAAAGCCATAAAGGCTTGGTTCGAAAAACCGATTGATATGAATAGAGAGGAGGTGCGCTTTAACAAAAGGCTGCTTGCTAAACTGGGTTTTCCAGAGGAAGTCTTAAGTAATGCGCATAAATTTTTTGATCAAAGAGAAATCTCTCGACCTATCGAAGAAGTATCTCGTATTCAGTATTTTGAGGAAGGTGATCGCCTTCAATTAGGCAATACAGAGTGGGAGATTTTACATACTCCGGGACATAGTCCAACTCAATATATCTTTCTGGAAGAGGGAGCCGAACGAGTTTTTGGAAGTGATATGCTATTGCCCATAGCACCTATGCCTATCCCTGTAGAGGGCAAAGGAGAAGATGATCCGGAATCGGGTGCTTTGGCAAGTTTGTTAAAGTCTTATGAAAGAATAAAGGCATTTGATATAGGGGAAGTATTTCCAGGACACGGGCCAATCTTCTCAGGGGCCAATGGCACAATAGATCGTCAATTGGCGCGGATTCAGATGCGAAAAGAAGAGTGCTATGAGGCTATAAAGTCTGGCTTTACTACTCCTTATCAGATCAATCGAAAAATGTATCCTTACCAAGAAACTCCTCCCGATTTTAGTGGACTATATATGGTGCTGGGATATCTCCAATTGCTTCAACTGGAAGGGCGGATCAGGAAAATAGAGGAAGAAAAAGGGGAGTTGTCTTTTAGCTCTATTCCCTAGCCAATTCAAAAAATCGCTCCTGGCTATTGAAGGCCGAAAAAACTCCCAAGGCATTTGAAATATTAGAAGGAGGTTCATTCAAGTCCCGTGAGTCCTGCTCTCGGTTTTCATAGAGATCAGCATATTCCTG includes:
- a CDS encoding NUDIX hydrolase, with translation MKEIKLASTIMLARDQGNSIEVLLLKRNKALAFAGGLWVFPGGKIEEEERNRSMDDLAAAKLAAIRETKEETHLDIELEDLIFFSHWTTPVIEPRRYATWFFFGKVEESDGEVIIDDSEIKDHLWINPEAALAKVRARELAMMPPTLMSLQLIRKCKSVAEVQAKLEKEEVVYTLPVLQRVGATMVCMYEGDAGYETGEAETAGARHRLLLDMKAGSYQFEFENCPGVLPVNGGMHL
- a CDS encoding Crp/Fnr family transcriptional regulator → MSNFKDILLHDPEARVKSYKKGSILHEKGEITNRAFYVNKGLLRSYIIDSKGKEHIFMFASEGWIIADIESQEFELASDLYIDCLEDSELVVFDRTRLFSSGAKTETFEEHFKLLYRRMGVLQRRVLMLMSAPAPDRYKYFLDAYPNLPNRIPQHMIAAYLGITPQALSTIRKKLSQAE
- a CDS encoding START domain-containing protein gives rise to the protein MKVLSLFILAFSFSLLLPAQENWELKKDKDDIQVYYRDSPTSDIKELKITTLIECKLSAAVSVVNDIAEMPNWVFRCEEAEVLQGNTNSNFVFVNRTSMPFLFTDRELIFSCRTYQEKNSLITHSECKALPNFLPDSEDYVRIQNALSSWKFTPQKNGWIEAEYFLSLDPAGSIPAWLVNWGLDYGPLKTIAKFKALVKEEKYASRKLDFIKEIKGN
- a CDS encoding (4Fe-4S)-binding protein codes for the protein MVKEYSNGEITIKWQAKKCQHAGICVRTLPKVYKPKTKPWISPENASTEELINQINQCPSGALSYYKNDGE
- a CDS encoding MBL fold metallo-hydrolase; the encoded protein is MPKKAKPIRIELALGIMFQHVNCYLMPGDALSLIDCGLYTQENWFLLQEELKQHGYQISDLEQVIITHEHRDHIGMLPEIMANSGAEILAPKAIKAWFEKPIDMNREEVRFNKRLLAKLGFPEEVLSNAHKFFDQREISRPIEEVSRIQYFEEGDRLQLGNTEWEILHTPGHSPTQYIFLEEGAERVFGSDMLLPIAPMPIPVEGKGEDDPESGALASLLKSYERIKAFDIGEVFPGHGPIFSGANGTIDRQLARIQMRKEECYEAIKSGFTTPYQINRKMYPYQETPPDFSGLYMVLGYLQLLQLEGRIRKIEEEKGELSFSSIP
- a CDS encoding amidohydrolase, which produces MKNLLLSLLFFLLLSGCEKKETADLILFNGKILTVDSAHPQVEAIATAEDKIIALGSLSDLSAYKGPDTRMIDLQGQLAIPGLIEGHGHYMRLGQTLMALDLRYAKSWEEIVDMVAKKVQEVDEGDWILGWGWHQEKWEQKPVPSFEGLPYHHSLSKISPNNPVMLSHTSGHGEFINAKAMEMAGITEETPNPEGGEIVRDEEGKALGMLRESAAQFIDDVYNAYQKSRSPEEVEKEHRQQVALAAQEALENGITSFQDMGSSFEEVALLRTMAAEGNLPVRLYMAIHDPAEIMADKLAEFRMIGFGNNYLTNRCIGEKVLDGALGTHGAWLLEPYVDLPHSSGFNVTPIDEIKRSAELAVKHDYQMAIQGIGDRATRELLDIYEANFKEHADQSDWRWRIEHAQVIHPDDLKRFEELEVIAGIQGVFACSDGPWVASRLGESRTKERGYLWRSMIDGGIRVMNGTDPPVEDIDPIASFHCSVSRVLGDGSIFAPEQRMTREQALKSYTLDNAYAAFEEDIKGSLEVGKLADITVLSQDIMTIPLEDIPETEIVYTIVGGSVKYEGK
- a CDS encoding DUF5996 family protein → MMENKSLATKWPKLDFAQMQDTLETLHQWLQIVGKIRLKTMPWQNHSWHTSLYISPKGYSTQGIPYQGGVFQIDFDFRQHKLIISCSNTEDESIDLYPRTVADFHKELFEKLAAMGIEVKIHPSPNEMEPAIPFAENTLNKSYDPAQAEALWKAMLKANGVFNRFRSEFIGKASPVHLFWGAFDLAVTRFSGNPAPLHPGGMPNMSLEVMQEAYSQEVSSAGFWPGSKDAPFPVFYAYAYPSGENFGKQQVLPKEAFYSEDMGEFFLKYEDVQKAADPETYLYDFLQSTYEAAALTSSWDRVKLEKQA